The Deltaproteobacteria bacterium DNA segment GCAAGGGTCATAGGGGTGGCTGATGTTGTCGAGGCTATGTCCTCTGAGCGCCCTCATAGAGTGGCTCCAGGTACAGATAAGGCATTAGAGGAAATCTCACGAAATAGGGGTGACATTTATGATCCTAAGGTGGTAGATGCCTGTTTGAAGCTTTTTAACGAGGAGGGGTTCGTGTTCGAGTAAGAAATGAGGGGAACAATTTCCCCAGCACCAGCTCCAAGAAAATGAAACTTCTGGAAAGTTTATTCATCCACGACTGTAAAGCCATTCCATCTTACTTTGGTGTCTCTGTCTCCACCCACACCAAAGTCTGCACTTTCACAATCGCTAAAATCAAACAACTTAGAGGAAGAATTGTTACAATTGGTTTCATTGCTATAGGCTTCAGTATCCTTCTTGAGGTAACAAAAAGCAGCAGCAGCTATCTCTGTACAGCCCGTATATTTGCCTCCTTTCACCCATATAGAACTAATACTACCGTTATGAACTATATAATACTCCTGTCCGCAATCGAGCTTGGCATACAAATTGGCAAAAGTCTCCCAGATAACCACGTCATCAGAATTAGGGTCTTGGGACCTATAATCTCTATCGCCATCATTATTTTCACCTTCATACTGTTTGTTATTTCCCGGAGCTAACAATACAAAGGCAACGCCTGTATAATTTGTTCCATCTAATGTCACCCTTGCTGTGGCTGGATTTGTGCCATCGATAAGGGCCTGTAGCTGATGACAGACATTTTGATAGGTGGTGTCGGTTAGTTTTGCATTAGTAAGGGTGCTGCCAGTAACATCGTAGCTAAATACCTGTCCATAGGCATCAGACGCACTCGTTTTGGGGAGACCTATCGTCCTATACGGCACCTTTCCCGTGTAACTGGGCGTGGTGTTGTCTTCATTACCATTTACATCATTTGCGGCGTAAGGCAACCTCCCCTGACTCAATAGATATCCAATGAGGGCATCTTTTGTTATTTCCAAGTTGTTCTTTGTCTTCTTATTTCTGTTTGCCTTTGACACGGCGTCGATAAGGGTAAAAGATACCCCTAACAAGAGGCCTATAATGACCAAGGCTAAGGCCATTTCAATTAAGGTAAGCCCGGCTTGCTTCTTAAACATACCCCTCATATCCGGTTTTAACGATCAAACCACCAATACATGTTATTGGCGTTATTGGGGTCCCCGCTGTAGGCCACGCCCGTGAGGGTCTGCCAACGCACATTCCCTGTATTCCCGACCCCGTCGTCCAGCTTTGTATCGATGGATTGCGCCACCCACATGGGGGTGCGGGTGGCCTGGATATAGTTGTAATTCCCGTAAGGGGCAACACCACCTGCAAAAGAGAAGGTCCCGTTGAAGACATGCCTCTGATCACTATCCTGCAAGATCTGTTGGGCGACCAGCTCCGTCCATGCAGTAGCATTATTATCGATGATACCATCGGGAGGGCTGGTAGTGTCACCAGCATATCTGGCCATCCTGTCTAGATAGGTGAACTGCCCGGAGGCCACAAGGCGCAATTTGTTGTGAAAGTTCTTCTCCTTGGCACTTTTGATCAGCTCCCCTCCCCTGAGGATGGCCCCCATGAGGATCCCGATGATGACCAAGACGATGGCGATCTCGATGAGGGTGAAGCCCTTTTGTGAACGCATAGTTTTTCCCCTTAGGTTAGGGGTGAGGACGTCTTCATCCCCACCCCTCTCGGTGCATTTTAGAACTCGTTATACAGGGTCACCGTGCTGTTGGCGGGGTAATTGGCGCTCGCACGAACTGCGCCAGTATTGTAACGGCCGTCGTCAATGGTGAAATCGATACTCCTCCCTGCATCGCCGGGGATATTTGTATAGACTACCCAATGAGTAGTTTTCCCTTGGGCAGTCGCCCAGGAAAGATAATAGCTGTCTCCAAATGCATGGGTTGGATAAGTAGTTAACGTGTGAGAGCCAGAGATGATCTGCGCTGCGGCCAGGTGATTAAAAACATGTAACGCCTCGCTACCCGTAATCTGTCCGCTGCCATTGCCAGGAACCAATCCCCCTACCCCTGTGTGGCCTACCGGGTTATTATCATCCCCTGGAAGCATCTTGTATCGGTCCTGGTACGTGTACACGGCAGCACGTATTTCATCTGCGCTGCGCATGACGTTCTTGATCTTCGCATTCTTGATCATCCCCTGCCCTTTGAGGATCGCCCCGAGCAACAGACCTATGATCACCAATACAATGGCGATTTCCACCAAGGTAAATCCTTTCTTATCTCTCAACCTTCTCATCACTTCATACCTCCTTTTCTGTTTTTTCCTTAAAATAACAGCAAATTTTGTGCCATACAGAACCGCTTTCTTTACGTTGTACATAACTGGTTAATTTTATTGGCTAATTTAAACAACACCTTTTAATGAAACATTAACAATAAGAAAAATGACTGACGAAGATTAAGAAAGTGACGAAAATTGTCCTTTAAATTGTCTTCCTTTTTCGCAAGGTTATGCCGAAATGACAGCATTTGTCAGTTTTTCGCCCTGCCCTTCGAGGTTGATCTCCCTCTCCCTTGATTGAGGAGGGAAAGGCTGGGGGTCATTTGTCGGGTTACCCGTGAAAAATGGACATCAAATCAAGGGGCCTTGATCCCAAATCTCTTCACCAGTTCATAGAGGGTGGTCCTGGGGATTCCCAGATCCCGGGCAGCAGGGGCTATTTTGCCCCTATTTCTCCTTAAGGCCTCCCTTATCCAGCGCTTCTCAATCTCTTTTTTGACCTTATTGAGGGCATAACCTGGGGTAGGTGACAAATTTTGAGCATCAAATGTCCATTTTTCGTCACTTAGGCCGAGATGCCCAGGGGCTATAACCCCCTTTTCAGAGAGAAGAAGGGCCTTTGAGATCATATTCTTCAACTCCCGGACGTTCCCGGGAAAGGGATGTCTCAACAGGGCCTCCTCAGCCTCAGCAGACAGCAAAGGGGGTAACATCCCAAACTCATGAGCCAACTTCCTGACAAAGTGGTGCGCTAGGGAGAGGATATCATCCCTTCTCTCCCTCAGGGAAGGGATATGGATCGTCAGTTGGGTAAGGCGATAAAAGAGGTCTAACCTGAACTTCCCCCTGTGTACTTCTCGTTCCAGTTCGCGATTGGTGGCGGCGATGATCCTCACATCCCCCTTCTCGGTCTTTCCGCCCAAGGGGGCATACTCCTTGGTCTCGAGGAAACGTAGCAGTTTGGCCTGCACCTCCCAAGAGAGCTCACCTATCTCATCCAAAAAGAGGGTCCCTCCGTCGGCCTGATTTATCTTACCCTCCATCCTGGTCACCGCCCCGGTATAGGCCCCCCTTTCAGCGCCGAAGAGCTCGGCCTCGCCAAGGTTGACCGGAATGGCTGCACAGTCCACCACAACCAGGGGCCCCTCTCTTCTCGGGCTCCACTTATGGATGAGTTGGGCGATCAACTCCTTACCTGTACCGCTCTCTCCGGCGATCAAAACGGTCACGGAGAGAGAAGCCACCCGTTGTGTCTCCTCCACCACCTTCCTCATCTCCTCTGAGGCGATGACCATAGGTATGGGAAGGTCATCTTCCTTTGTTGTCAGCCAATTCTCCTCCACACTGTGACGATATATCGCCCTTTCGATCAGGGTGAGCAGCAGCCCTTCCTCCAGGGGTTTGGCGAGAAAATCATAGGCCCCCAGGCTCAAGGCCCTTTGAGCGGTATCCTTATCATCGTGGGCGGTGATGATGATCACCTTGATTAATGGGTCACGAAAGAGGATCTCCGCCAGGAGTTTAAGACCTATATCAGGCGATTCCGGATAGGGTGGAAGCCCCAGGTCGAGCAAGACTACCAATACTCGTCCATCTTGGAGATATTTCATTGCCTCTTCTCTATTGGTGGCCAAATCTATTTGAAAGCGCCCCTTGAGAAAACGCCTGAGCTGTGCGCCCAAAAGGGCATCATCTTCGATAAGGAGGAGCCTATCCCTGGAGTTGGACATAGAAGATGCTCCCTTTTTCCCCATTGGGGGCATACCAGATCTTCCCTCCGATCTTCTCCAAGAGGACTTGGGATTGGTAAAGGCCCAACCCGGTCCCCCCTGGCTTGGTGGTAAAAAATGGCTTGAACAATTGGGCCTGTTCTTCCTCCGGAACCCCCCTGCCCCTATCCTTGATCGCTATGAGATAAGAGCCGTGATCTTCGCTCAACTCTATCTCAATACTTCCCCCATCATGACTGGCCTGCCAGGCATTTAAAAGGAGGTTTTCCACGACCCTGCTGATGATCTCCGTATTGGTCTTGGTCATTGCTGGGATCAGCTTCAACCTTACCTCAGCGTCGTTATTGGCCTTCGTGAAATTATCAGCAACCCCTTTTATCACTACCTGTAGATCAGCCTCCATCAACTCGACTCCCTCAATAGGGTTAAAGGCAGCTATCTTGTCCAGGATCCGTCTCGCCCTCTCCCTGGCCTTTTGGAGGGCGGGCAAAAGTTCCTTAAGAAACTCCCTTGCCTCCTGTTTACCTTGCAACAAGGCAGAATTTTTCACCAATAGATCAAGGAGCTGGGCCATATTTTTGGCATCATGGAGGATAAAGGAGGTCGCCTGGGAAAAGACCATCATCTTCTCCTGCTGCTGTCTGCGCTCGGCCTCCTCCATCTCCTGAAGCAAAATCCCCAAGGTGTTGGACCAAAACCTGATCAGGCTCTCCTCCTCCCCTGAAAAGGTCTTCCTTCCCTTGTGTAAGAGGAGTAGATACCCACGAATATCCCCGTTATTCTGCAAAGGGATCACCTTTTGGCAAACTACGCCCTCTATCTCCCAACCCTTTTTAGGTGAAGATTCGAGCTCCTTGGGTAAAGATACGTTGAGAGGAAAGGTGCTGAGCAATCGCAGGTGGGTGTTCTCTATTCCATAGAGGGCTACTCCCTCTATCCCCAATCTCTCGTGGAGGTGGCTGAGGATCCTCTCCTTTTTTCTCTTGTATCCGATGACATCGAGATAGAACTTGACCTCCAGGGCAAAGTCTTGCTCCGGCAGATAGAGGTGATGATAGATGCGTTCCTTGAACCATCGCTGAGGCCGGACAGGGACGACGAAAAAGAAGGCGCCGATGAAAAAGGAGGCGATGAGGAAAAGGTCGAGCAGATAAGGGGGGATATCAACCCAACCCTTGATGAGGATCTCCAACCAGATGAAGATCCCCAAGACCGCCAGGACAAAGATGGTCATGGTTATCTTGGTGAGCAAATAGGGCGAAGGATGCACCCGCACCGCAAGAAAATCGGTCTTGAACAGGAGATAATAGATTGTGGCCAGCCCCAACAGGTGAAAAAAGGATAGGTATGTAAAAAGGGAGAAAGGGGCTCTCCCCTGGGTCATGACCATCTTGATGATTAAATAGAGGAACATGGTCCACCAAAGGGCGGTTCCTGCCCAAAAGGCCCTCTCCACCAGCCCACCACCCACATTTCTCTCCCATATCTCACAACTGAAGATGAGTAAGGCGATGGAGAAGACGACGGAGATCATGGTCAAATGAGGCAGAACGGGATGAGGAAAAAAGAGATCGGTGGCCAAAAGTTGGGGGCGATAATCTATCATAAAGACGGCGATCAAAAAGAGGGTGAATGAGATGGAAATGACGGTGGAAATACGGTAGATAGAAGACCTTACTGCTCGCACGGCGAGGGAAAAAAAGAGATTTAAGAGGAGCAGGGCCAGAAAGGAAAAGGTCAAGGCTTGCTGAACCGCCTCTGGGGTCCCCAAAGACCAGAGATAGGCGGCAGAACAGACGCACAGGAGGTAAAAGGAGAAGATCAGCCGATCTGTACGAAATCCCCTGGAGAGGATCAGAATGGGAAGCGGAAAGGTGGTAAAGACCAAAAGTTTTAGAAGTGGCATTTACTTAGCAGCTTCCAATTTCTTTAAGAGAGAAAAGACGCCTCTTTCCCTGGCCAATCTGGCGGATATCTTAAAGTTTTGCCGGGCATGGACGTCATCTCTTACTTGTCGGTAATAGATCCCCCAATAATAATATACATAGGGATTTTGAGGATCTAGGCGCTGGGCCACAGTGAGATACTCCTTTACCTTCCCGAAATCTCCCTGCTGCCAGAAGATCAGGGCCAGATTTATCTTGGCAGGGGCGTAATTGGCCCTTTGAAAATATCCTCTTGCCTCCTCTAACCTTTCCTGTTCCAGATAGAGAACCCCGAGGGCATTGAGAACGATCTTGTCAGCAGGTGCCAGGGTTAGGGCAGCCAAGAGGTCTTTTCCCGCCATCTGGTAATCTCCCATCTCCTCATAGATGATCCCGCGGTTGGTAAGGGCCTCTATGTGATGGGGATCGAGGGCCAAGACCTGGGAATATAATTGAAGGGCCCTTTTCTTGTCCCCCAACTCCGTTTGCAGATAGGCCTCTTTCAGCCAGGTGTTCAACGTCGCTTTATCGGGTCTTTTCTCTTCCTGTGAGGCCTTTTTGCGAAAAACAGATCTCTTAAGGCTGACCTTTTCGCTGCGCTCCACCTTTTTGGGTACCTTCTCTTCGGGGGGACGGCTCACTGCTTTCTCTTTTTCCTCGGCGTCCTCTTTTAAGGCGTTAACCCCTCCTTTTGTCTCCCCTTCTTTCTTTTCTGCTGGAGATGGGCTAACCCTCTCTTCGTGCATGGATACCCTTTCGCTACCAGAAGGAGGGGTAACTGGGTTCTCCTCGGAATGGAAGGCCAAGGGGGTGGAAGACCTCCATCTGTTCAGTTTAAGGAGGGTGGTTGCCGCAAAGATGAGGAAGGCAATGCAAAGAAAGCCCACCAGCCAAAGGAGCCATCTTCTCCTAGAGGGAGATACGGTCTCCAATAGGCCTTCTGCATCGATGCCCCCCCCAGGAACCTTCTTATCCTCGTCCTTCCTCCTTTGGGTTGCCTTTTTTAACGCCTCCTCGATAAGGCTCATCTTGCCACCTCAAGGTCTTTCAATGCCATCTTCACTTCTTTTTTGCCGAGCTCCTTTGCCCCCTTTACATAGCCGGCGATGAGGGTCCTTTCAGCAATTAGATTGACCAGGCGGGGGAGCCCTCGACTCTCCCGTTGGATGAGGTCTATGGCCTTTGGCTTGAAGACAATACCGTTGCCCCCCGCGACCATCAACCTATAGCTTATATAGGCCGCTGTCTCCTCTTTGCTAAAGGGGAAGAGGGCCGTCTTTATCGGTATCCTCTGGTTGAGCTGCCGCAGGTTATTCCTCCTGAGCCTGTCCCCCAACTCCCTCTGACCTACCAAAATGATCTGGAACAGTTTGTCCTGATCCGTTTCAAAATTGGACAACAACCTGAGCTCTTCTAAGAGGAAATCCGGTATGGCCTGGGCATCATCGATGATGAACAAGACCTTTTTCCCCTCTGCATAACGGTCAAGGAGATACTGATGTATCTGGGAGAGGAGATAGATCTTGTTGGATTGGGAGGGGACCCCATTCCCTATCTTCAGGTCCATGATCAAGAAGGATAGCAACTCCTCAGAAGAACCCAGGGTGGGGTTAAACAGATAGGCCCTCTCAACAGAATCGTCCAGGTGAGACATGAAGAATCTGAGCATACTGGTCTTACCCACCCCTATCTCTCCGGTGACCAACATGAAGCCCATATTCTGATCAAGGCCATAGAAGAGTTGGTCCATAACCCTCTTGATCCGCGGGCAGAGAAAGTAGTACCTAAGGTCGGGGGAAAGCTTAAAGGGATTCTCCTTTAGAGCAAAAAACTCCTTATACATGCCTTCACCCTATCCTTTCATGCCCCAGCTCCTTATTGGGGACGAAGGGTGGTTGGAGCCGAGGCGTAACAATGATGATCAATTCTGACCTCATAACCTCCTGTGATTCGTAGCTGAAGAGGTAACGCAAGACAGGTACATCCCCCAAGCCGATCACCTTCTTCGTCGTCCCCCCGTTTTTCTCCTGGATCAAACCGGAGATGATGACGATCTGGCCGCTGGCGACCCTCACCATGGTGCTCGTCTGCCTCGTCTCAATTACGGGGATGGTCTGGGTGGGGGCCGAGGGGATCCCTGTGGGCACCGTCTTTTCGTCCACCTTCTTGTTGATGGCCGGGACCACCTTGAGGATTATCTCCCCGTTGGGGCTAATCTGTGGGGTGATGTGCAGGGTAACCCCAATGAAGATGGGGTTTAACTTGCTTGTTACCGAGGTGGTGGCCACCCCCGCGGCGGCCGAGATAGTGGTCTGCTCATAGGTGACATAGAAATCGTTTAGGCCCACCGAGACAATGGCAGGTTGGTTGTTCATGGCCACGAGCTGAGGCCTAGCGATGGCCTTGACCTCCCCCTGTTCCTTGAGAAAGGAGATCAAAAGGTCCAAGGTGTACTGAAATGCTACATCATTGCTCAACATGTGCAGTATCCCCGCCTGCAGCCCTCCGGTGGGGCTAAAGGAAAATGGGGCGGTGGCCAAGGGTGATACAATCCCACCTCCTCCTCCTCCACCACCTCCTCCACCGGCACCCGCCATGGCGGATTCTACGGCGCCCTTGAGGTCTGGCAATTTAAAGAACTGAATGGTGCCCGGGAAACTGCTCCAATCAACCCCCAATTTCTTGTCCTTATCCAAGTTGACCTCTAATATCTGGACATCTATTAAGACCTGGCGCCGCGAATTTTCCTTGACCTGGGCAATGAACCGCTCTACCCTCTCCATGACCTCAGGGGTGGTGGTCACCACTACCGTCCCGGTCTGAAGGTCTATGGTGTATGAGCCTACCAGCACCTTCTCCTCTTTGGCCTCAATCTCCTCTTCCTCTTCCTCTTCTTCAACCTTTCCTGGAGTGATCTCCTTGACCTCAGGGACCTTTTCCGCTGGCATCCCCGTCTCTACCTGCTTGGCCAGGATCTTGCTCTGGAGGGAGAAGATCTCCAAACGATGCCTGTGCAGCTCCTTTTCATACTCCTCCTTGTAGGGGAGCATGGCCAGGTCTTTTTTCAACTTTTTTCGGTTGTACTCCGCCTGCAGGATGTCATAGAGGGGGTCCTCCATCAGGGTCTTGAGCCTCTCATCGAAGTTCTTCCAGAAATCTATCTCCTCGCTGCTTGTCACATTGATAACCCCTGCTGAGGCGGCCCCAGCAGCGCCAGAGATATCCCCTGAGACGAGGGACACAGAGGTGCTGCTCTCTCCTCCCCGAACGCTGGCCACGTAATCGATATGGAAAAACCTGGTGAGCATCCGGGAGATGCGGATGTAACCGGGATGGGGTTGAAAGTAGAGACCATGGGCACCCAAGATGGCCTTGAGGGCCTGCCATAAGGGCACCTTCTTGATGTTGACAGTCACCTTCTTTTCTTCCACATCCTCGTCTATGACCAAATTCACCCCTGCCTGCTCGGCCATGGTGAGCATCAGTTGCTTTAGGCTGGCCTCTCTAACACTGACGCTGACCAGCATCTCCAGATTTGCGTACCCGACAGGCCTCTTCATGGGAAGCAATGGAGACGGAGGGGCAGGGGGTTTAATGGACTTCTCCACCGGGGCCTTTTGCTCCAGGGGTATGCGTGGCCCCTCCTCTTTCTCTATCCTCTCCGGGGTGGTAGCGCACCCCAAAAAAAGGCCTAAAAATAAGATCGCCAAAAACCTTATCCTTTTCATCACCTCTTCTCCTTAATGGGGTTTAAGGGCAAGTAATGACCCCTTTTACCCTTCAAGAGACGGACCCCATCACCATCTATTCTGACGATGGTGTATCCGTCCACAATATCCCCTACCTTCATCACCCGTCCGTTCAAGAGGGCCACCCTTTTGCCACCAACGACCATTATCCCCTGCAGGAGGGGATACCTGCGCAGGTCACTCAAGAAGGCATCCCACTCTATCTCCTTGCGGCTGAGGAAGGGGTCTTTATACCCCCTCTCTTTTATGGACAAAAGATATCTCTCGATCTCCTCTTGGGTGACGAGGTCTCCTCCAGCATCCCCCTTTAGGGTTGCTTCCTCATTGGTCCTCTCAAGGGTTTTGGGAGGGGGAGAGGTAGCTGGCCTTGGGGAAGGTCCCC contains these protein-coding regions:
- a CDS encoding type II secretion system protein, translating into MFKKQAGLTLIEMALALVIIGLLLGVSFTLIDAVSKANRNKKTKNNLEITKDALIGYLLSQGRLPYAANDVNGNEDNTTPSYTGKVPYRTIGLPKTSASDAYGQVFSYDVTGSTLTNAKLTDTTYQNVCHQLQALIDGTNPATARVTLDGTNYTGVAFVLLAPGNNKQYEGENNDGDRDYRSQDPNSDDVVIWETFANLYAKLDCGQEYYIVHNGSISSIWVKGGKYTGCTEIAAAAFCYLKKDTEAYSNETNCNNSSSKLFDFSDCESADFGVGGDRDTKVRWNGFTVVDE
- a CDS encoding prepilin-type N-terminal cleavage/methylation domain-containing protein, which translates into the protein MRSQKGFTLIEIAIVLVIIGILMGAILRGGELIKSAKEKNFHNKLRLVASGQFTYLDRMARYAGDTTSPPDGIIDNNATAWTELVAQQILQDSDQRHVFNGTFSFAGGVAPYGNYNYIQATRTPMWVAQSIDTKLDDGVGNTGNVRWQTLTGVAYSGDPNNANNMYWWFDR
- a CDS encoding type II secretion system protein, yielding MRRLRDKKGFTLVEIAIVLVIIGLLLGAILKGQGMIKNAKIKNVMRSADEIRAAVYTYQDRYKMLPGDDNNPVGHTGVGGLVPGNGSGQITGSEALHVFNHLAAAQIISGSHTLTTYPTHAFGDSYYLSWATAQGKTTHWVVYTNIPGDAGRSIDFTIDDGRYNTGAVRASANYPANSTVTLYNEF
- a CDS encoding sigma-54-dependent Fis family transcriptional regulator is translated as MSNSRDRLLLIEDDALLGAQLRRFLKGRFQIDLATNREEAMKYLQDGRVLVVLLDLGLPPYPESPDIGLKLLAEILFRDPLIKVIIITAHDDKDTAQRALSLGAYDFLAKPLEEGLLLTLIERAIYRHSVEENWLTTKEDDLPIPMVIASEEMRKVVEETQRVASLSVTVLIAGESGTGKELIAQLIHKWSPRREGPLVVVDCAAIPVNLGEAELFGAERGAYTGAVTRMEGKINQADGGTLFLDEIGELSWEVQAKLLRFLETKEYAPLGGKTEKGDVRIIAATNRELEREVHRGKFRLDLFYRLTQLTIHIPSLRERRDDILSLAHHFVRKLAHEFGMLPPLLSAEAEEALLRHPFPGNVRELKNMISKALLLSEKGVIAPGHLGLSDEKWTFDAQNLSPTPGYALNKVKKEIEKRWIREALRRNRGKIAPAARDLGIPRTTLYELVKRFGIKAP
- a CDS encoding tetratricopeptide repeat protein, whose product is MSLIEEALKKATQRRKDEDKKVPGGGIDAEGLLETVSPSRRRWLLWLVGFLCIAFLIFAATTLLKLNRWRSSTPLAFHSEENPVTPPSGSERVSMHEERVSPSPAEKKEGETKGGVNALKEDAEEKEKAVSRPPEEKVPKKVERSEKVSLKRSVFRKKASQEEKRPDKATLNTWLKEAYLQTELGDKKRALQLYSQVLALDPHHIEALTNRGIIYEEMGDYQMAGKDLLAALTLAPADKIVLNALGVLYLEQERLEEARGYFQRANYAPAKINLALIFWQQGDFGKVKEYLTVAQRLDPQNPYVYYYWGIYYRQVRDDVHARQNFKISARLARERGVFSLLKKLEAAK
- a CDS encoding AAA family ATPase, whose translation is MYKEFFALKENPFKLSPDLRYYFLCPRIKRVMDQLFYGLDQNMGFMLVTGEIGVGKTSMLRFFMSHLDDSVERAYLFNPTLGSSEELLSFLIMDLKIGNGVPSQSNKIYLLSQIHQYLLDRYAEGKKVLFIIDDAQAIPDFLLEELRLLSNFETDQDKLFQIILVGQRELGDRLRRNNLRQLNQRIPIKTALFPFSKEETAAYISYRLMVAGGNGIVFKPKAIDLIQRESRGLPRLVNLIAERTLIAGYVKGAKELGKKEVKMALKDLEVAR